TCAAGTCTTGCCAGTATTAATGCCTCAGTCCCTAAACTCCCACAGCCAGGGTATGGAGTAGAGGTTTCACAGACAGATTTAAATTTGAGCAGAACTGACCTCAAGGGCAATAAACATCATAGCAAAGCCCCAGCTGGTGAAACTGGCAGAACAAAAAGGAGAAGTCCAAAACAGTCTGAAATTGTAATGTCTATGCCAAATTGTACTCATGGTTCAAACCCCAAAATGTCTGAAGATCAAGAAGGATATTTTGTCACTGCATTTCCCAAACATGTCAAAGGGGATGTACCAGACGGAACTGGGAGCCTGAAAAATCGGCACAAGGAAGAGTCAAACCGTCGATCTCAAACACTCAGAAGTCTCGATTTCAGTGCATCAAATGTGGACCTTGAAGTTCCAGAAGATGAGAACTTAAAAGGGTCAACATTCTGGCTTTCAAAGCTTATATAGCATTCAGACAACTGACTAAATGTCATTTTAGGCTTGTTTGAATCACAATCTTCTGTTGAAACATAATGCAGAAAACGTCTGTTACGTATAAAACAAGCATCAGATTATTTTCACATATTTGtactttttttaatgtaaattgTTTGGCATTTGTTATGAACATGTTGAGAACAAATGTGTAAAGCTTTCTTTTGTCaagtgatttaaaaaatgtatgaaaggTTTATGTCTGCTGATAAGCTATTTGAATGGTATTTTTACTCTACACTTGCtacattgtaataaaataaaatggtatTTAGTAACTTTTATAAAATCTTTGTTTTATCTTTCTTTACATGAATTCAACAAAATAATTCATTCAAAACAACTTCAAAATGCATTAGCCTAGGCTTCATTTATTATTTCCCTTACTTTTTAACATTGAAATAATGTTTGGCAAATTCAAAATTTCAAGctgagaattattattattattattttttaactcaACTGCTATTTgtgtataaatatttatatttgaaAAAACAATTATAGTATGGCTTCACCTATTAGAGATGTTTACCTCCGCACCGCTAGGTGGCAGTCTTATCACGCTTGCGTTTACGCAACATAAACGTCATCAGTATGCGACAACACACCAGCATTGCCGAATGACCTTTCTTATTTGGAAATATCTAGAAAATGCATGTTTGTTTCAGAATATGATCTCTTCAAAGACTGTTTTCAAGAAATCGCACTTATTTGGTTGTCTTAATTAGGTTTACAGAAATGTTTCGTATATCAGTTGCAGTGTGTGGTAGAGGCATTTCTAAAATGGTGAGCGTTAAActaggctaatgctaacttagctagctgtCACTTTATTGAGGATATATAAAGATGTAGTGGCTGAAATTACTGCTGGCACATATAAAAGCTCATTGTCAGATGTCCCTTTTTTTAGTTCGCTTCATCTTTCTCTGGTGAGAACGCTCTACCCTCAAATTTACGCATCCCTTCCAATCTCGTGGACCGTGCAAGAGCAAGTAAGGTCTGCTTTTTCATTCACTGCCTTCTATCATGCACTATGGATAATTTAACTGATGGTGCGAATTTGAAGAATCAAGTTTAGCTAGTTCTATACAGATGCATGTAGACTGCAAGACCCTGCACAGACTCCAGACAAAGATTTATTCCACCATTCTTGAATGGTCTGTCATTTCAGAGCATTAATTTCCAACTAGGTCAGATGTAAGAAAGCTATTGATGTTTTATGATCGCTTTCCAGAGAGGCCCCCTCCTCCATCAGACTCCAGTCTTCCTGTGTTGAGGAGGTGTGATGCTGCCGTCCCTGTACACCTGAGCCCAGTACAGACATGGGTGGAGACGTTGGAGAGGCGGGACAGTAAACTTTTGGGTTTGGTTGACCTCCATCCCGATGTCTTTGCAGTCCCTACCAGGTAAAACTGTCAATGTCTAGCCATTGTATTTACATTTTAAGTAATtcagcagaggctcttatccagagagacttacatatTCATATGCTTTATCGTTTGGTGGGAACAGTGACACAAATTATTTTGTTCCCACCAGGATTGACATACTCCATGAAGTTGAACTCTGGCAGAGAAATTTCAAGAGAATTGTAAGTAGCAGTAGCAAACCAATAATGCACTTTCTCAGACTGCTGTTATGGCCATATTATAAAAATGAGGTGATGAGAAGTACAGGCATATTTCTGTAGGTTTATACCCAAAGCTCTGTacgagaggtcgaccgattatgatttttcaacgccgataccgattatttggAGGGTCAaaaaatgccgataccgattaatcggctgatttaTTTActtgtaatgacaattacaacaatactgaatgaacacttaacttaatataatacattaataaaatcaatttagcctcaagtaaataatgaaacgtgttcaatttggtttaaataatgcaaaaacagtgtaaaagtgaaatatgtgctaacatttcagttccttgctcagaacatatgaaagctggtgccttttaacatgagtcttcaatattcccaggtaagaagttttaggttgtagttagtataggaattataggactatttccctctataccatttgtatttcattaacctttgactattagatgttcttataggcactttactattgccagtgtaatagtatagcttccgtccctctcctcctgtGCTCGAACcaacaacacaacgacaacagccaccatcaaagcagtgttacccatgcaaaGCAAGGGGAACAattactagaaggctcagagcgagtgacgtttgaaacgctattagcgcgcgctaactagctagccatttcacttcggttacaccagcctcatctcgggagttgataggcttgaagtcataaacagtgcaatgcttgacgcacaacgaagaactgctggcaaaacgcacgaaagtgctgtttgaattaatgtttacgtgactgcttctgcctaccactgctcagtcagatacttgtatgctcagtcagattataggcaacgcaggacacgctagataatatctagtaatatcatcaaccatgtgtagttaactagtgattatgattgttttttataagataagtttaatgctagctagcaacttaccttggcttactccATTCGCATAACAGGTGAATgcactccttgtggagtgcaacgagagaggcaggtcgttattgcgttggactagttaactgcaagattggatcccccgagcggacgaggtgaaaatctgtcgttctgcccctgaacaaggcagttaacccaccgttcctaggccgtcattgaaaataagaatgtgttcttaaccgacttgcctagttaaataaaggtatatggAAGAAGAAGAATTCGGCAaattggcgcccaaaaatacagatttccgattgttatgaaaagttgaaatcggccattccgattaatcgtcGACCTCTACTCTGTACTTATGAGTTGAGCTAGATTTGACTAAATGCATCTGCTCCTACTATAATAACTGAAAGTCTCCCTTAGAGCCATGCCCACACGAAGGTCAGATCGGAGGTGAGCGGTGGAGGAAGGAAACCCTGGAGACAGAAGGGAAGTGGCAAAGCACGACATGGAAGCATTAGGTCGCCTAtatggagaggaggtgaggatctCAGTCTGTATGGGCCAAGTCAGTAGTATTGTGATAAGTGGAGGACAGCAGTTCAACACACagtgacaaaacaaacattacatTTTCAGATGCCAGTTCCAAGAATGAACATAGACAAATCTGTCATCTAAATATCAGTCAGCCCAAAAGAAGGAACAGTCCCAGCTAAGAGCCAAAGTCATTGGAGAGATTTAAAACAATTAGAATTACATCATTTCTGTTTTGCAGGTGGTGTTTCTCATGGACCCAGAGGACCAACTAGTTTTTACTACATGTTGCCCATGAAAGTACGTGTTCAAGGACTAAAAATTGCCCTCAGCTCCAAACTGGCCCAGGTATGTACCATTATATTTGTGAAAACACTTTTCACATGTACATTCGCATCTTAAAAACGTCCTCTCTTGTAATGAATGCTTTTCAATTATGCCATCTACATTCCTACTGTATTGATGTTGGGTGTTTTTCAGGATTATCTCCATGTGGTTGACACTCTAAACATCCCCACACCTGACCCACAGTACCTCATGGACCTCATCAGATACCGACACTGGGGGGAGTCTGTTTTGATAGTGGATGCGTAAGTATCAACaatgagcaacaacaaaaaacctcAGTTCTGTGGACATCCTAGCTGAAGATTGAGTCTTCGATATTTTACAGGGGCGAAGAGCTTCCTGAGAACATCCTTCAGGCCACTGAGAGCTTGAAGACTGTGAATGTCATTCCAGCCATAGGTAAGTTGACATTGATTTAGAAAATCGAGGGGGGCGCAACGCAATATTAtagtgttcttaatattttgtacaaaGTGTATAATTGACCTATGAGCAACATTGTTACATAGTACCATGCAAACTGTATTTACTGTTACTACACAGGCGAGGGCAAATGAATTAATGTCAAGTTAAAATGCTTCCTGATAACTTTTCTTCTACAGGCCTGAACGTTCATAGCATGCTAAAACACGAGGTCCTGGTCCTCACCCTGGAAGCAGTGAAGTTTCTGGAAAACAAGCTGCTTTGGCACGACGAACGCTTCACACCGCTGTACCCGTTCAAACTCCCCTACACTGACCTGCCCTGAAGGCACTGGGTGAAGGAATACCGTCGTGTACCATATTCAATGATCCAAATGTTTGTCATGCCATTTAATATGTTCAATAAAAACTTGTGAATTAAATGAATGTCAATGATAAAATATATGCAAACTGGTGATTTAAAAGAGAGCCTATTTAAGGCGTAAAGTACATAAGGCCTAGAGTCGATAGTTGTTTGGCGGTAGGAGTCCATTGGCCAAGTCATGTCGTATTTCCCATCTCAGGGCGGAGCGTTTCTTCTCTGTAGGCACCACGTAGGTGTTGGGCACAAATACTCTTCGAGGCTTCGGCTGGGGGAAACCATACAAGATGTCAA
This Oncorhynchus tshawytscha isolate Ot180627B linkage group LG32, Otsh_v2.0, whole genome shotgun sequence DNA region includes the following protein-coding sequences:
- the LOC112245710 gene encoding 39S ribosomal protein L4, mitochondrial-like isoform X3, translated to MEPKPGHRRGRSLSEGLMLEESEKGGLVVSSVIGGSSGNQGLKEGDEIVGATINFDQLSKDDVLKILKLMDDNGFDEKVQVLTKNNLSKSMGTLDSIKAPEEFASSFSGENALPSNLRIPSNLVDRARAKRPPPPSDSSLPVLRRCDAAVPVHLSPVQTWVETLERRDSKLLGLVDLHPDVFAVPTRIDILHEVELWQRNFKRISHAHTKVRSEVSGGGRKPWRQKGSGKARHGSIRSPIWRGGGVSHGPRGPTSFYYMLPMKVRVQGLKIALSSKLAQDYLHVVDTLNIPTPDPQYLMDLIRYRHWGESVLIVDAGEELPENILQATESLKTVNVIPAIGLNVHSMLKHEVLVLTLEAVKFLENKLLWHDERFTPLYPFKLPYTDLP